Proteins from a single region of Planktothrix tepida PCC 9214:
- the dnaN gene encoding DNA polymerase III subunit beta: MKFSCPAKQLTTALNTVMGAIPTKPNHPILAHVLLLATPQTIEVRAFDLSLGITAQFNAPVEVEGALTLPAKHLLNLIASLPKDEELSVEMELNQTEAILTSAGKRYTFRGFKASQFPQLPTEFPLTVPAIRLTATVLARGLKTTLFAATTDEMKPVLSGIRLTVEADKVEFAATNGKVLAVVQDSIPTHENQQQSETTKKHKTKRKSLPSASSQWGITIPKTALKELQKLLGNPTDNLTDSEVLLHFNESQILFTSATFSLVCRALTGDYPDYTQLIPKQWSHEVTVSSHQLLAAVTRLATFDKHKIIRLVLNPTEQVISLYGQGQDIGSGAESLPALIQGEGLEIGFDADVLIPALKAIPTSEVRFSFNKANTPATLNTVANSLGTATVLVMPVELWSTEPPSLSSTSQALTVSSDEFQSIDTEPEEASESETDSEDSQLELAALPM; this comes from the coding sequence ATGAAATTTTCCTGTCCTGCTAAACAACTCACGACAGCCCTTAATACTGTCATGGGAGCAATACCCACTAAGCCTAATCATCCAATTTTGGCTCATGTTCTTCTGTTAGCAACTCCTCAAACAATAGAAGTTCGAGCGTTTGACCTCAGCTTAGGTATCACTGCCCAATTTAATGCTCCTGTTGAAGTTGAGGGAGCTTTGACTCTCCCTGCTAAACATTTACTGAATCTGATTGCTAGTTTACCGAAAGACGAAGAACTATCTGTTGAGATGGAACTTAATCAAACTGAAGCGATATTAACCAGTGCAGGTAAACGTTATACATTCCGAGGCTTCAAAGCTTCTCAATTTCCTCAGTTACCCACAGAGTTCCCCTTAACAGTCCCAGCAATCCGATTAACTGCTACTGTTCTAGCTCGTGGTTTAAAAACCACTTTATTTGCAGCAACAACCGATGAGATGAAGCCAGTTTTAAGTGGTATTAGATTAACTGTAGAAGCAGACAAAGTAGAGTTCGCCGCCACCAATGGAAAAGTCCTTGCCGTTGTTCAAGATTCTATCCCAACTCATGAAAATCAACAACAATCCGAAACCACTAAAAAACACAAAACTAAACGCAAATCCCTTCCTTCTGCCTCAAGCCAATGGGGAATTACAATCCCCAAAACTGCTTTGAAAGAACTGCAAAAACTCTTAGGAAATCCCACAGATAACTTAACCGATTCTGAAGTGCTACTGCATTTTAATGAAAGCCAAATTCTATTTACCAGTGCTACCTTTAGTTTAGTTTGTCGGGCTTTAACAGGGGATTATCCTGATTATACTCAATTGATTCCTAAACAATGGAGTCATGAAGTTACGGTTAGTTCTCATCAACTTTTAGCAGCCGTTACTCGTCTAGCTACTTTCGATAAGCATAAAATTATTCGCTTAGTTCTTAATCCGACTGAGCAAGTGATCTCTTTATATGGACAAGGACAAGACATTGGTTCAGGGGCAGAATCTCTACCTGCTTTAATTCAAGGTGAGGGTTTGGAAATTGGTTTCGATGCTGATGTTTTGATTCCAGCCCTCAAAGCGATTCCAACTTCTGAGGTACGCTTTTCATTCAATAAAGCCAATACTCCAGCCACACTCAACACAGTTGCTAACTCTCTTGGAACTGCAACAGTTTTGGTGATGCCTGTAGAATTGTGGAGTACAGAACCCCCTTCACTTTCATCGACTTCACAAGCTTTAACAGTATCTTCTGATGAATTTCAATCCATAGATACAGAACCAGAAGAAGCTTCAGAATCTGAGACTGATTCAGAAGATTCTCAACTAGAACTTGCTGCACTCCCCATGTAA
- a CDS encoding DNA polymerase: MHYQYTLFLQPEEELLPQIVLLDHPQFIPLLKQWENSTQFGFDIETFSSSAEPNGALFPNQGEIRILSLAIPTFDGIKVLVIDLGFDSQQRNEIKQQLSQLGFWEVFQERLANPKVEVVGHALEFEQQWMLVKYGYKIRGIQDTKLMSQIYWAGLDPWLDKINNKPHSLASVCWRLGITIDKTQQTSDWGWGDKSGGKLSHNQLNYAAYDAEVVLHVQARLEPLLKEIGVWSSYLAECSASPAFAQMTHRGMPVNEEVLIDVINQYESAYQDLMEKLRTTFPEAVLHLYSTKELPKLINNQFQLKISQANADTLSQYWQIPELRLISVIKTTKTYLDYLYNLQEVLTEGYVRGSYTLINSAAFGRSSCQNPNLQNPPNPSNLPSELTAYNLPPIRSVFVAHPQTQLIIADLSKAHTRIACEASGDQELIERFHSESQEIFCSIAAKIAQIQGLGKDWTEENIQLWVKDKSHLNHKTAAMLRSISKTIHYGCLNLQGYKTFQKTIRTGGNINLTDEEAKTSQLGWKKTYAGVANFCQKIIQQANSTLPPVLGIEEIKSRTKFGLGYVRCLTGRGVFLPKYPQKFSQQKSLSVKGPDATAAYWTMAEADIIKNALGELITVLDQHPHWQAHIGNMAHDEIDGIVSTNQALMFATAIQNAMRNAMSQFIKSIPVDEGEEPSRLIYDSWAEK, from the coding sequence ATGCACTATCAATATACTTTGTTCTTGCAACCCGAAGAAGAACTTTTACCTCAAATTGTTTTACTTGATCATCCTCAATTTATTCCCCTATTAAAACAATGGGAAAACTCCACTCAATTTGGGTTTGATATTGAGACTTTTTCCTCCTCAGCAGAACCTAACGGTGCTTTATTTCCCAATCAAGGAGAAATCCGCATTCTTTCTTTAGCTATTCCAACTTTTGATGGTATCAAAGTTTTAGTCATTGATTTGGGATTTGATTCCCAACAAAGGAATGAGATTAAACAACAGTTATCTCAATTGGGATTTTGGGAAGTTTTTCAGGAAAGATTAGCTAACCCTAAAGTAGAAGTTGTGGGTCATGCCTTAGAATTTGAGCAACAATGGATGCTCGTCAAATATGGTTATAAAATTCGGGGAATCCAAGATACAAAGTTGATGAGCCAAATCTATTGGGCAGGTCTTGATCCTTGGTTAGATAAAATTAACAATAAACCTCACTCCTTAGCTTCTGTATGTTGGAGGCTCGGCATTACAATTGATAAAACCCAGCAAACATCTGATTGGGGGTGGGGTGATAAAAGTGGTGGAAAATTAAGTCATAATCAACTCAATTATGCGGCTTACGATGCTGAAGTTGTTCTGCACGTTCAGGCGCGACTTGAACCCTTATTAAAAGAAATTGGAGTTTGGAGTTCTTATCTAGCAGAATGTAGTGCTTCTCCCGCTTTTGCACAAATGACTCATCGAGGAATGCCTGTGAATGAGGAGGTTTTAATCGATGTCATTAACCAGTATGAAAGTGCTTATCAAGATTTAATGGAGAAATTGAGAACGACATTTCCTGAAGCAGTTCTTCATCTTTATTCAACTAAAGAGTTACCCAAACTCATTAATAACCAATTTCAGCTTAAAATTTCTCAAGCAAATGCTGATACTTTAAGCCAATATTGGCAAATCCCAGAATTAAGGTTAATTTCAGTGATTAAAACCACAAAAACTTACCTGGATTATCTGTACAATCTTCAAGAAGTATTAACAGAGGGATATGTTAGAGGAAGTTATACCCTAATTAATAGTGCTGCTTTTGGACGCAGCAGTTGCCAGAATCCCAACCTACAAAATCCCCCTAATCCTAGCAACTTACCCTCTGAACTTACTGCTTATAATTTGCCCCCGATTCGTTCTGTTTTTGTTGCTCACCCCCAAACTCAATTAATTATTGCTGACTTATCTAAAGCTCATACCCGAATTGCCTGTGAAGCATCAGGAGATCAAGAATTAATCGAACGATTTCACTCAGAAAGTCAAGAAATTTTCTGTTCAATTGCTGCTAAAATTGCTCAAATCCAAGGATTAGGGAAAGATTGGACAGAAGAAAATATCCAACTCTGGGTTAAAGATAAATCCCACTTGAATCACAAAACGGCTGCAATGTTGCGCTCTATCAGTAAAACCATTCATTATGGTTGCTTAAATCTACAAGGCTATAAAACATTTCAAAAAACTATCCGAACGGGAGGCAATATTAATTTAACTGATGAAGAAGCTAAAACGAGTCAATTAGGTTGGAAAAAAACCTATGCAGGTGTTGCTAATTTTTGTCAAAAAATTATTCAACAAGCTAACAGCACTTTGCCTCCTGTTTTAGGAATTGAAGAGATTAAAAGCCGCACCAAATTTGGCTTAGGCTATGTCCGTTGTTTAACGGGACGAGGCGTATTTCTGCCTAAATATCCTCAGAAGTTCAGTCAACAGAAAAGCCTTAGTGTAAAAGGGCCTGATGCAACAGCAGCCTATTGGACAATGGCAGAAGCCGATATTATTAAGAACGCTCTGGGTGAGCTTATAACTGTCTTAGATCAGCATCCCCATTGGCAAGCTCATATTGGCAATATGGCTCATGATGAAATTGATGGCATTGTTAGCACTAATCAAGCTCTAATGTTTGCAACAGCAATTCAAAATGCTATGAGAAATGCCATGAGCCAATTTATTAAGAGTATCCCTGTGGATGAGGGAGAAGAACCGAGTCGTTTGATTTATGACTCTTGGGCAGAAAAGTAG
- a CDS encoding ParM/StbA family protein, with protein MEKNTTRLIKIWADLGDSSLKVIVQLPNHPPQKLMMGSRVVELDDFQITQHQGSLLVKSYPQTDAWIRLGTQYYAVGKLAEKYAVDATRSSEQKQPKQMTAIPKLLAISGVIQELYDLPPRWELDLILLLPYPEYKFAITPENDLKTELTKALSEFEFRGNRLRIKLHDLSCKPEGAGLIMLRYQEEGGADWLLKNKAVVWMFGERNTSLIVYDHGSALGFTNNLGFYNLVATVQTSSLGQSASELTTVLLQVGKDLSINNPLIQRLATTDKSQKPIELEQLVKAMTSAKRHLWQQLFTWATPIIEDASELIIAGGAAPLYLDDIEATFPSIPLYKAIALPSQQTIMPPFPSPPKPPEWDDAKAATYRRNWGDVEGEKRYRSWLAECDERQNLNYSQQLELMQATIAQGDAAPSAQLQKKATQMIDQLEKTLFKSEKSTELESSDLTRFVDIYGIWKGTKHEQE; from the coding sequence ATGGAAAAAAATACAACGAGACTCATCAAAATTTGGGCGGATTTAGGAGACTCCTCCCTCAAAGTAATCGTGCAACTTCCTAATCATCCCCCTCAAAAATTAATGATGGGATCGAGAGTGGTGGAGTTGGATGATTTTCAAATTACTCAACATCAAGGCAGTTTACTCGTTAAAAGTTATCCCCAAACCGATGCGTGGATCAGATTGGGAACACAATACTATGCAGTGGGGAAACTGGCTGAAAAATATGCGGTAGATGCGACTCGCTCATCTGAACAAAAACAACCCAAGCAAATGACTGCCATTCCTAAGCTGTTGGCGATTTCTGGGGTAATACAGGAACTCTACGATTTACCTCCTCGATGGGAGTTAGATCTCATCTTATTATTGCCTTATCCAGAATATAAGTTTGCCATTACTCCTGAGAATGATTTAAAAACTGAACTCACTAAGGCACTATCAGAGTTTGAGTTTCGGGGAAATCGCTTGCGGATTAAACTGCACGATTTAAGCTGTAAACCAGAAGGTGCTGGATTAATTATGTTGCGTTACCAAGAAGAAGGGGGTGCAGATTGGCTATTAAAAAATAAAGCTGTGGTGTGGATGTTTGGCGAACGAAATACCAGTTTAATTGTTTATGATCATGGGTCGGCTTTGGGCTTTACCAATAACCTCGGTTTTTACAATTTAGTGGCGACGGTGCAAACTTCGAGTTTGGGACAATCAGCATCGGAGTTAACAACTGTTTTACTCCAAGTTGGCAAAGATTTATCGATTAATAATCCTCTGATTCAACGATTAGCTACAACTGATAAAAGCCAGAAACCGATTGAATTGGAACAATTGGTTAAAGCTATGACTTCTGCGAAGCGTCATTTGTGGCAACAACTTTTCACTTGGGCGACACCCATCATAGAAGATGCGTCGGAATTAATCATTGCGGGCGGTGCTGCCCCTTTATATCTGGATGATATTGAAGCTACATTTCCTTCTATTCCTTTATATAAAGCGATCGCTCTGCCTTCACAACAGACAATTATGCCCCCCTTTCCTTCACCTCCTAAGCCTCCTGAGTGGGATGATGCTAAGGCTGCAACTTATCGGCGCAACTGGGGAGATGTGGAGGGCGAAAAACGTTATCGCAGTTGGTTAGCTGAGTGTGATGAACGACAGAATTTGAATTACTCACAGCAACTTGAACTAATGCAAGCCACAATTGCTCAGGGAGATGCAGCGCCTTCAGCACAACTTCAAAAGAAAGCGACTCAGATGATAGACCAACTGGAAAAAACATTGTTTAAGTCGGAGAAATCGACTGAGTTAGAATCTTCAGACTTAACTCGATTTGTAGATATTTATGGAATTTGGAAAGGTACAAAACATGAGCAAGAGTAA
- the ssb gene encoding single-stranded DNA-binding protein — MSDNFNVINLVGRVGQQPETQYFESGAVLTKLSLAVNRRSNKKDSEPDWFALEIWGNIAEVAANYTDKGSLIGIQGELKLDEWIEQTTGQQRVKPVIRVHNLELLGSNPNSNSRTHTSDNSDTTASISDKDTSDF; from the coding sequence ATGTCAGATAACTTCAATGTTATTAACTTAGTTGGTCGTGTAGGTCAACAACCAGAAACTCAATACTTCGAGAGCGGTGCTGTTTTAACTAAGCTGTCTCTTGCTGTTAATCGACGCAGTAATAAAAAAGACAGCGAGCCGGATTGGTTTGCGCTGGAAATTTGGGGAAATATTGCTGAAGTAGCTGCTAATTATACAGATAAAGGCAGTTTAATTGGAATTCAAGGAGAACTCAAACTGGATGAATGGATTGAACAAACTACGGGTCAACAAAGAGTTAAACCTGTAATTCGAGTCCATAATTTAGAATTACTAGGATCTAATCCCAACTCCAATTCCCGCACTCATACCTCCGATAATTCTGACACTACCGCTTCAATTTCCGACAAGGATACCAGTGACTTTTAA
- the dnaX gene encoding DNA polymerase III subunit gamma/tau gives MYQPFHQKYRPQCFADLVGQEAIATALSNGINLGRIAHAYLFTGPRGTGKTSSARILAKSLNCLNHPNPTSSPCGQCASCQGITSSIALDVLELDAASNNGVEQIREICTGAHLTPVQARYKIYVIDEVHGLSGAATQALLKTLEKPPHNVVFVLCTTEPQKLPNTIISRCQRYNFQRISIDAMVNHLNQIAQLEGLEMDSQASHLVAQLATGGLRDALSLLEQLSLLESVITSQLVWELVGAVPQQELLSLVEAIALDSESDTINQVQTLLNFGKEPLVILQNLTQFYTLLLIAQTRKIPRELSTTEVELEQLQKLAKSLGRNGILASIQHLRTCESQIKFSTQSWLWLEVAVLGLLPSSQPTYSPVNTHSITSPPASFSGVTVPPQQVWQTVLAKVPPSLKVLLSQHCALASFCEDSATIQVNSTALKARVDHQRATIESAFAMATQRTIKVSVLA, from the coding sequence ATGTATCAGCCTTTTCATCAAAAATATCGCCCCCAATGTTTTGCTGATTTAGTCGGTCAAGAAGCAATTGCAACTGCTTTAAGCAATGGAATTAATTTAGGACGCATTGCTCATGCCTATTTGTTCACAGGGCCAAGAGGAACAGGAAAAACATCTTCGGCTCGAATTCTTGCCAAATCTCTCAACTGTCTTAATCATCCAAACCCTACCAGTTCTCCTTGTGGTCAATGTGCCTCTTGTCAAGGCATTACGAGCAGCATTGCCTTAGATGTTTTAGAACTTGATGCTGCTAGCAATAATGGTGTTGAACAAATTCGAGAAATTTGTACAGGGGCGCATTTAACTCCCGTACAAGCTCGCTACAAAATTTATGTCATTGATGAAGTACATGGATTAAGTGGTGCTGCGACTCAAGCTTTATTGAAAACTCTTGAGAAACCTCCCCATAATGTAGTCTTTGTTCTCTGTACGACTGAACCCCAAAAACTCCCGAATACCATTATTTCTCGTTGCCAACGCTATAATTTTCAGCGTATTTCTATTGATGCAATGGTTAACCATTTAAACCAAATTGCCCAATTAGAAGGCTTAGAAATGGATTCACAGGCAAGCCATTTAGTGGCTCAGTTAGCAACTGGAGGATTGCGAGATGCCCTATCCTTATTAGAACAACTAAGCTTGTTAGAATCGGTAATTACTTCTCAATTGGTATGGGAATTAGTGGGTGCAGTGCCACAGCAGGAATTACTATCTTTGGTTGAAGCGATCGCATTGGACTCCGAATCAGATACAATTAATCAAGTACAAACTTTGCTCAACTTTGGAAAAGAACCGTTGGTTATTCTTCAGAATTTAACTCAATTCTATACTCTCTTATTAATCGCTCAAACTAGAAAAATTCCTAGGGAGTTGTCAACAACTGAAGTTGAGCTAGAACAGTTGCAAAAACTGGCAAAGTCTTTGGGTCGCAATGGAATTTTAGCCAGCATTCAACACTTGAGAACTTGCGAATCTCAAATCAAATTTTCGACCCAATCTTGGCTATGGCTTGAGGTGGCTGTATTAGGATTATTACCCAGTTCTCAACCCACCTACTCCCCTGTTAATACACATAGCATCACCTCACCTCCGGCTTCCTTTTCAGGTGTTACAGTTCCTCCTCAACAGGTTTGGCAAACTGTACTGGCTAAAGTTCCACCCTCTTTGAAAGTGCTATTATCTCAACACTGTGCTTTAGCAAGTTTCTGTGAAGATAGCGCAACAATCCAAGTCAATAGCACTGCTTTAAAAGCTAGAGTAGATCACCAACGTGCTACTATAGAATCAGCATTTGCGATGGCAACACAGCGAACAATTAAAGTTTCCGTTTTGGCTTAG
- a CDS encoding Rpn family recombination-promoting nuclease/putative transposase — protein MFDSICKFLAENFSEDLASWLLGSPVRLTELSPQELSLEPIRADSLILLQSDDLVLHTEFQTEPDAKIPFRMLDYRVRVYRRFPNKVMRQVVIYLDQTNSPLVQENSFRLENTFHQFEVIRLWEQPPERFLNVTGLLPFAVLSQTDDPTMILTQVAEVIEEITDQQVQSNLTAASAILAGLVLNQDTVKRILRSDVMRNSVIYQEILEEGKLEGKLQGKIEGKAEGKREALQEFALNLLRKGFNIEQIVELTGLSLEEIQSL, from the coding sequence GTGTTTGATAGTATTTGCAAGTTCCTTGCAGAAAATTTTTCTGAAGATTTAGCGAGTTGGTTATTGGGTTCTCCAGTAAGGTTGACTGAGTTGAGTCCTCAAGAGTTATCTTTGGAACCCATTCGGGCTGATTCTTTAATCTTACTGCAATCGGATGATTTGGTTTTGCACACAGAATTTCAAACCGAACCTGATGCAAAAATTCCCTTTCGGATGCTAGATTATCGAGTAAGGGTTTATCGCCGTTTCCCCAATAAGGTCATGCGGCAGGTGGTGATTTATTTGGATCAAACCAATTCTCCTTTAGTTCAGGAAAATAGTTTTCGCTTAGAAAATACGTTTCATCAGTTTGAGGTGATTCGTCTTTGGGAACAACCCCCTGAACGATTTTTGAATGTAACAGGATTGTTACCCTTTGCGGTATTGAGTCAGACGGATGATCCAACAATGATATTAACTCAAGTTGCTGAAGTGATTGAGGAAATTACGGATCAACAAGTTCAAAGTAATCTTACGGCTGCTTCAGCTATTTTGGCAGGTTTGGTTTTAAATCAAGACACAGTGAAAAGAATTTTACGGAGTGATGTTATGCGAAATTCAGTGATTTATCAAGAAATTCTGGAAGAAGGAAAACTAGAAGGAAAATTACAAGGCAAAATTGAAGGGAAAGCTGAAGGAAAACGGGAAGCACTCCAAGAATTTGCTTTAAATTTATTACGAAAGGGCTTTAATATAGAGCAAATTGTTGAATTAACGGGATTAAGTTTGGAGGAGATTCAGTCTTTATAA
- the holA gene encoding DNA polymerase III subunit delta, whose product MPVYLYWGNDDYLIERQVNQLRKSIVHPDWEAFNFFSYPFSADHFKVALNDIRTVPVGTGGRLVILSNCTELKTINNALLEQFKHILNNLPTSNHLLFTCLIPLDQRLKFTKLLCQYATVQEFSLIPSWNTQKLTEQVKNAASSMEISLSHAAATLLTSSVGNNTRLLYQELEKLSLVTVDKFIDIHTVETWVSITTTNTFQLAQAICVKDANKATQVFTTLLNHNEPILKIIAALTSLFRTWLAVKIMIDEGETDSRAIAAVAGVSNPNRVYHLKQEVASISLTRLQHILTQLLDLEILAKTHEDATLCTSQIINLCH is encoded by the coding sequence ATGCCAGTTTATCTGTACTGGGGAAATGATGATTATCTGATAGAGCGTCAGGTTAATCAATTACGCAAAAGCATTGTTCATCCCGACTGGGAAGCTTTCAATTTTTTCAGTTATCCGTTTAGTGCAGATCACTTCAAAGTTGCTCTTAATGATATCCGCACTGTACCCGTTGGGACTGGTGGACGCTTAGTGATTCTTTCCAACTGCACTGAATTAAAAACAATTAATAACGCACTGTTAGAACAGTTTAAGCACATTTTGAACAATCTACCGACAAGCAATCATTTATTATTTACTTGTCTAATTCCATTAGATCAACGGCTTAAATTTACTAAACTACTTTGCCAATATGCTACAGTTCAAGAGTTCTCTTTAATTCCCTCTTGGAATACCCAAAAGCTAACAGAACAGGTTAAGAATGCTGCATCCAGTATGGAGATTTCTTTATCCCATGCTGCTGCTACACTCTTAACATCCTCTGTGGGAAATAATACTCGCCTATTATACCAGGAATTAGAGAAACTTTCGTTAGTGACAGTAGACAAATTCATTGATATTCACACTGTAGAAACTTGGGTTAGTATTACAACAACAAATACCTTCCAACTTGCTCAAGCTATCTGTGTAAAAGATGCCAACAAAGCAACACAGGTTTTTACAACGCTTCTGAATCATAATGAACCGATTCTTAAGATTATTGCGGCTTTAACCAGCCTATTTCGCACTTGGTTAGCTGTTAAAATCATGATTGATGAAGGTGAAACGGATTCTCGTGCTATTGCTGCTGTTGCGGGAGTGAGTAATCCGAATCGAGTTTATCACCTCAAACAAGAAGTTGCTTCTATTTCTTTAACTCGGCTACAACACATTCTGACTCAATTACTAGACTTAGAAATTCTTGCTAAAACCCATGAGGATGCCACACTATGTACGAGCCAAATCATCAATCTTTGTCATTGA